Genomic DNA from Anaerolineales bacterium:
ACGCTCTCCGGGGGGTACATAGGGAATGTATTTTTCGACAATCTCACGCTTTTGGCGAATGGCATCCAGCTTGGAAAGCGCCTCCGGCAGACACAAGAACGCCGTGATTGCGGCGGGGATCAGCCAGCGGCGGATGAATTCCCACAGTGGGCGGCGGTTCGTGATCAGGGTATAGAGTCCGATCATTGCCATGCCGAAGATCGCCGTGTTATGGACGTAAAACATCCCCGCCATGACGACGCCGAGGCACACCCCCCGCAGCCGCGAAGGGTGCGCCTTTTCCATATAGCGCAAGGCAAGGATCATCGCCCACACCCACACCGTCAGGTGTAAGACGTAGCCGCGCACCACCGTGCTGAGCAAGATCATGTAGGTGAAGGCGCTGAACGCCCCCGCCGTGAACACCCCTGCCCGCGTCCCAAAGAGCCGCATCCCCAAGCGGTAGACGAGGGCGACGCACAGCAGCATCGTGAGGATCGTTGAGAAGCGCATGGCAAAGGGGCTGATTCCGGTCAGGACGCGCCAGCCATGAACAAGGAGGAAATGCGCGGGGGGCCAATCATAGCCGACCCAATCGAGGGTTTGACGTACCGTCCCAAGCGTGATCCAGACCGTCCATACCTCATCTTTTTGGAGGTTGAGCGTCTCAAGGCGCAAAATACGGCTAGCAGTGACCAACAGCAAGATGCCGACCATCGCCCACAACGCCCACCGCGCTCGCTGCGGGGAGAGTGGGGAGGTAAAGGCTAAACGGAGATGGGGAAAAATTGCCTTGCTCGTGAACATATCATTGCAGTACCCTCGCTGGTTGGACTGCAACCAGCCTTCTGACAAGAAGGACGGGCGTTTATTACTTTCCCCCTTGATCACTGCCACATGCCCATCGGTAAGTATATCATGACGATCAGGGGCGTCAACCAATAAGGGGGTCAGTTTCCTTGAAAAATGTTGTAAGCGATTCCGCGGCGATTCACAAGAAAACCATTCCGCCTTCGTTATTGACTGTTCAGGAGGATTAATCATGGTTACCAAGCGTATTTTCCTTGTTGTAGCGGCATTTGTGGTGCTGGCTGCCCTCTCCCTGTTTCCCTCGGCGCGGGTGGGGGAAGCCCTTGCACAAGGGGGAACATTCGACGAACCGGGGGTGATTACCGTCACCGGAAGCGCCGAGATTCGCGTTGTCCCCGATGAGGTTGTTCTGACGTTGGGGGTAGAGAGTTTCGCCAAAGATTTAAAACTGGCGACATTAGATAACGATACGCGGGTGGCAGCGGTGCTGAAACTTGCCGAGACATTCGTCATTGCCGCCGAGCAAGTAAAAGTTGATTTCATCACTGTTGAACCGCACTACGTCTACAACAGCGGCGAGGTCAAATACCGCGATGGCTATTTTGTCCGAAAGACCATCGTCTTTACCTTGAAAGATATTTCAAAATTTGATGCGCTGCTCTCAGCAGCGCTTAACGCCGGCGCGGATTACGTCCATGGGATTGATTTCCGCACGACGGAACTGCGCAAGTACCGTGACCAAGCGCGGGATTTGGCTATCAAAGCGGCGCAGGAGAAGGCAGAAGCGCTTAGCGGGGCATTGGGACAGACGATTGGACGCCCCACCTCGATTCAAGAGTATGGCGCGGGGTGGCAGTCCTTTTATGGCTCATGGTGGGGGAGAGGAAACACAAATAACATAAGTCAAAACGTGATTCAATCGGTGAGCAGCGATCCTGCCCCCGAAATCGAGGGGACATTTGCGCCGGGGCAGATCGTCATCAGCGCGACGGTGGGCGTCACCTTTGAGATGCACACAAACGCCAAATAGGACGGTATATTGGGGAGTGTTGCCCGCCGCTAAAGCAGCGGGCTAGGGCTGTCCACCCCTAGGGAGCTTGAAAGGTAATGTGCTGCGCTGCTTCAGGCTGCTTGGGGTAATTTTTTCACCCTGCCGCCATCGCCTCTACCTCTAACTTCCAGCGTGGGTCAAGAAGCTGCGCACAGACGACAGTTAGGGTTATGGCGTGCGTCCCTAAATACTTTTTCCGCAGCCGGACATTAGCGTCATCGTACTCCGGGCTTGCCAGATAGGTTCTGACCGAGATCAAATTTGTGTAGGTCATCCCTGCCGAGGCAAGAATTGCCCCCAAATACTGCCAGATGATCTCACCTTGTTCCTCAAAGGTTTCGGGCATCGTTTGCCCATCCGCTAAATAACCGTTGAGTCCACTGATAATCAGAAGGCGTGCGCCGCTCGTGATTTCAACAGCATGGTTGTAACAGGTGTACTGGGGATACAGCCCCACTGGGTTGTGAGTGATGATGGACATTTCTGCATCTCCTTTGTTTAGATGTTTAGAGAGTAAATCGCCGCACTGACAGGGCATCTATTGGTAGGGTTGGGGTTTCCCCCCGCGCCAACTGCGCGGCAACTTTACCACTCAGAATCCCAAACTTGAACCCATGCCCCGAACAAGGCGAGGCGAGGATCACGTTGGGATAGGCGGGGTGACGATCCAACAGAAAATGGGAATCGGGCGTCATTGTGTAGAGGCAGACGCGCATCTCCTTCACCGAGGTATCGACAGCGGGCAGGTATGCCCGGACGAACGCCGCCACCCGTTCGGCATAGGCGGGGTCGCCGCTCCGTTTCACGGCGTCGGGATCGGTATCTTCGTGGTTGCAGTGAACGCCAACCTTCATCCCGCTTCCGCGCACATCGGGCAAGCCATAGAAAAAGCCATCATGCCCAATAAACACGGGCAGTTCGCCAAGCCGGTAGCCCGCTCTGGTATCAAAATAGACAACTTGTTCGCGGGTGGGCTGAAAAGGGAGTGCCAGATCAAGCCCGCGCAACAATCCGCTCATCCATGCTCCCGCTGCCATGATCACCGATCCCGCCTCGAACGCTCCGCCCGTCGTCTCCACGCGGACATGATCGGCGCCGGGGAGGATGCGCGTCACCTGTGTGTCGTAATGGAGCGCCGCGCCATGTCGTGCCGCCATTTTCGCCAGCGCATGGACGCACTCCGAGGCGATCAGGACACCCGTTTCCGCTTGGTAGAGGGTCTCCATGGTTGGTGGAGGGCGAAACTGCGGGACGCGCCGTGCCACCTCCTCAGCCGTCAAGACCTCGAAGGGGACGCCTTCGGCACTCATTGCTGCCCGCGTTGCTGCATACGTGGGAATCGACTCATTGCCGAAATCGTAGCCGCCGGTGATATGCAGTAGCCGCCGCTCGGAATCCTGTTCCATGGCTGCCCACGCCAGATATGCCTCGCGCACCCATTGGATGTATAGGGGCGTGTCATAGGCATAACGGATGATCCGCGATTCGCCGTGCGAACTGCCAAAGGTGTGATTAGGGTGGAACTGCTCCAGTCCAACCACGCCGACTCCGCTGCGGGCAAGCTGATAGGCTGCCGCTGAGCCAACAACGCCTAAACCAATGACAATCACATCAAATGACCCAGCGGATGTACCCATCATTCAGCCTCCATGTAACGCCCGTTCATAGGCGCTCAGAACATTCTCGGTTGCCCCATCGTGCTGGATGCGCCCCTCGTGCAGCCAGATGCTCCGTTCGCAAAGCGCACGCACGCTCTCTGCCGCGTGGGAGACGAACAAAATCGTGTGACCATCTGCCTTCAACTGCGCCACCCGTGCGAGGCATTTTTCTTGAAAGGCAGCATCACCCACCGCTAGGACTTCATCTAGAAGGACGACATCGGGCAAGATGTGAACGGCGACGCTGAACCCCAAGCGGGCGATCATCCCACTGGAATAATGCTTGACGGGTGAATCGATGAAGGGACGAATCTCAGCAAATTCAATAATCGCCTCGATAATTTCGTCGGTCTGGCGAGGGGGGACGCCGTGAATAGCGGCATTCAGGTAGATATTCTTCCGCCCAGAAAGATCAGGCAGGAAGCCCGCCCCTAACCCTAAGAGCGCAGCAAAGCGCCCCCGTATGCTGACCGTCCCCTGTGTGGGGGGCATGATTCCGGCGATTAGGCGGAGCAGC
This window encodes:
- a CDS encoding SIMPL domain-containing protein, translating into MVTKRIFLVVAAFVVLAALSLFPSARVGEALAQGGTFDEPGVITVTGSAEIRVVPDEVVLTLGVESFAKDLKLATLDNDTRVAAVLKLAETFVIAAEQVKVDFITVEPHYVYNSGEVKYRDGYFVRKTIVFTLKDISKFDALLSAALNAGADYVHGIDFRTTELRKYRDQARDLAIKAAQEKAEALSGALGQTIGRPTSIQEYGAGWQSFYGSWWGRGNTNNISQNVIQSVSSDPAPEIEGTFAPGQIVISATVGVTFEMHTNAK
- a CDS encoding RidA family protein, encoding MSIITHNPVGLYPQYTCYNHAVEITSGARLLIISGLNGYLADGQTMPETFEEQGEIIWQYLGAILASAGMTYTNLISVRTYLASPEYDDANVRLRKKYLGTHAITLTVVCAQLLDPRWKLEVEAMAAG
- the solA gene encoding N-methyl-L-tryptophan oxidase; this translates as MMGTSAGSFDVIVIGLGVVGSAAAYQLARSGVGVVGLEQFHPNHTFGSSHGESRIIRYAYDTPLYIQWVREAYLAWAAMEQDSERRLLHITGGYDFGNESIPTYAATRAAMSAEGVPFEVLTAEEVARRVPQFRPPPTMETLYQAETGVLIASECVHALAKMAARHGAALHYDTQVTRILPGADHVRVETTGGAFEAGSVIMAAGAWMSGLLRGLDLALPFQPTREQVVYFDTRAGYRLGELPVFIGHDGFFYGLPDVRGSGMKVGVHCNHEDTDPDAVKRSGDPAYAERVAAFVRAYLPAVDTSVKEMRVCLYTMTPDSHFLLDRHPAYPNVILASPCSGHGFKFGILSGKVAAQLARGETPTLPIDALSVRRFTL
- a CDS encoding ABC transporter ATP-binding protein — translated: MPKRAAECVPIITIDHVYKRYARRESRPSLRHEAATALRRLLNRGGERLESHLFWALEDVHFSIQPGECVAIVGRNGSGKTTLLRLIAGIMPPTQGTVSIRGRFAALLGLGAGFLPDLSGRKNIYLNAAIHGVPPRQTDEIIEAIIEFAEIRPFIDSPVKHYSSGMIARLGFSVAVHILPDVVLLDEVLAVGDAAFQEKCLARVAQLKADGHTILFVSHAAESVRALCERSIWLHEGRIQHDGATENVLSAYERALHGG